In Microbacterium enclense, one genomic interval encodes:
- a CDS encoding TadE family type IV pilus minor pilin, which translates to MRPAYLDERGSVTAEFAVAVPAVVIVLALGVGVLGSAATAVRLQHVSSESARLLGRGDESRAHTALAEIGGSMSVSRRDGLVCVDTSAPVALSLPLPPVTARACALDGGE; encoded by the coding sequence GTGAGACCGGCATACCTGGACGAGCGCGGGTCGGTCACGGCGGAGTTCGCCGTGGCCGTGCCGGCGGTCGTGATCGTGCTCGCCCTCGGGGTGGGCGTGCTGGGGTCGGCGGCCACCGCCGTCCGGCTCCAGCACGTGTCGAGCGAATCGGCCCGGCTCCTCGGGCGCGGGGACGAGTCACGGGCGCACACGGCCCTCGCGGAGATCGGCGGATCGATGTCGGTCTCCCGTCGTGACGGTCTCGTGTGCGTCGATACGTCGGCGCCTGTGGCACTCAGCCTGCCCCTGCCTCCCGTGACCGCGCGGGCGTGCGCTCTCGACGGAGGTGAGTGA
- a CDS encoding flp pilus-assembly TadE/G-like family protein, with translation MAGTISVVGITAVAVAVTLALAAACGAAVQAQKLAGTADAAALAAADTASGAVEGVPCEAAANVAEAGGATLTDCVLDGLVATVTVGTAYGGIPFDAHSRAGPPETTARAIPGNPTRNACVWCAAKKGPQWQTARSSSSSSPRPR, from the coding sequence ATGGCCGGGACGATCTCCGTCGTCGGCATCACCGCCGTCGCCGTCGCCGTCACTCTGGCGCTCGCCGCCGCGTGCGGTGCTGCCGTGCAGGCTCAGAAGCTGGCGGGAACCGCGGATGCCGCCGCCCTCGCGGCTGCCGATACCGCCAGTGGTGCTGTCGAGGGAGTCCCGTGCGAGGCGGCGGCGAACGTCGCCGAGGCGGGCGGCGCGACCCTGACCGACTGCGTGCTCGACGGCCTCGTCGCCACGGTCACCGTCGGCACGGCGTACGGTGGGATTCCGTTCGATGCACACTCGCGGGCCGGTCCTCCCGAAACGACCGCCCGAGCGATCCCCGGGAACCCCACCAGGAATGCGTGTGTATGGTGTGCAGCGAAGAAAGGACCCCAGTGGCAAACGGCAAGAAGCTCGTCATCGTCGAGTCCCCGACCAAGATGA
- a CDS encoding AAA family ATPase, whose translation MTLVPRPRSDVEAEFLAILDGIRDTADPLRIEAAAKAAAMRVPSEYIEGREVCRRIVSASPATDGDQLRDAKRAAKRGYRLGALQRQITTLTPPNKLMEALEYEERKAYLRREALIRQELKDEGNDRPPLAEQLLDFGALMDRPPLRPLVPGVLNLDTVAMLYAPPATFKTFLALWMAACVALGHSWAGRPVDPGPVLYVAAEGVAGMQKRIAALAWRFNKGKPIPDFFIYPAPINLTSDGDVEELVELVAERGFRFVILDTLVKVAGGAEENDATAMTRVTSAAERIKRAGDGNTTVLLVHHSGKSGDYRGSSALEGNVDTMLKLEGEAGMLTLSAIKQKDGAEGEITRLRAKPVEEHDTLILEAIAPGDGEPSGIQAARIEEALAHFRRAYGDDGVTRTEFVNDLVEWGVAGGRSTAQTYVGDLISSRRLSSSIKGRSTWLSMPRQIKTYPITTEEKTA comes from the coding sequence ATGACGCTCGTCCCGCGCCCGCGTTCGGACGTGGAAGCAGAGTTCCTCGCGATCCTCGACGGAATCCGAGACACCGCCGACCCCCTACGCATTGAGGCGGCGGCGAAAGCGGCGGCTATGCGCGTTCCGAGCGAGTACATCGAGGGGCGCGAAGTTTGCCGACGCATCGTGAGCGCATCTCCGGCGACGGATGGCGACCAACTCCGTGACGCCAAACGCGCGGCAAAGCGGGGCTACCGGCTCGGTGCGCTCCAACGTCAGATCACGACTCTGACCCCGCCCAACAAGCTCATGGAGGCGCTCGAGTACGAGGAGCGGAAGGCCTATCTGCGGCGTGAGGCGCTGATCCGGCAGGAACTCAAGGACGAGGGCAACGATCGCCCCCCGCTCGCAGAGCAATTGCTCGACTTCGGGGCGCTCATGGATCGCCCGCCGCTTCGCCCCCTCGTGCCCGGTGTCCTCAATCTCGACACCGTCGCGATGCTCTACGCGCCTCCCGCGACGTTCAAGACGTTTCTCGCGTTGTGGATGGCGGCGTGTGTCGCTCTCGGGCATTCGTGGGCAGGTCGCCCGGTCGATCCTGGTCCGGTCCTGTACGTCGCGGCCGAGGGCGTCGCCGGCATGCAGAAGCGCATAGCAGCCCTCGCCTGGCGGTTCAACAAGGGCAAGCCGATCCCGGACTTCTTCATCTACCCGGCCCCCATCAACCTCACGAGCGACGGCGACGTCGAGGAGCTCGTGGAGCTCGTCGCTGAGCGCGGCTTCCGGTTCGTCATCCTCGACACCCTCGTCAAGGTCGCGGGCGGAGCCGAAGAGAACGACGCCACGGCCATGACACGAGTCACCAGCGCCGCCGAGCGCATCAAGCGTGCAGGGGACGGCAACACGACTGTCCTGCTCGTTCACCACAGCGGGAAATCGGGCGACTACCGAGGCTCGAGCGCCCTTGAGGGCAACGTCGACACGATGCTCAAGCTCGAGGGCGAGGCGGGGATGCTGACGCTCTCGGCAATCAAACAGAAAGACGGCGCCGAGGGCGAGATCACCCGCCTCCGAGCGAAGCCGGTCGAGGAACACGACACTCTCATCCTCGAGGCGATCGCCCCCGGAGACGGTGAGCCTTCGGGCATCCAGGCGGCGCGCATCGAGGAAGCGCTCGCACACTTCCGACGCGCCTACGGCGACGACGGCGTCACCCGCACGGAGTTCGTCAACGACCTCGTCGAGTGGGGCGTCGCTGGCGGCAGAAGCACGGCACAGACCTACGTCGGCGACCTCATCTCGTCCCGTCGCCTCAGCAGCAGCATCAAGGGCCGGAGTACGTGGCTCTCCATGCCGCGCCAGATCAAGACCTACCCCATCACCACAGAGGAGAAGACCGCATGA
- a CDS encoding recombinase family protein, with the protein MTTKPETRAAIYARQSVAADELLADQIARCRDLASAKGFDVVEVYSDNNVSGYKAREAGTSFSRMLDDARAGRFDVLIVRKLDRLGRSLSALEAFSAARVAVVTIDENIDLTTVNGRLMANLLTSVARAEVEIKAERRVNANNARRARENGGIPTSGRVPYGYRWVPTKDRGDGDAYVLDGPKGEPGTPSERDNDRAADVREVYSAFLAGVPLGSIARDLNQRGRRTVPTKSHPEGVPFTPTTLRRMLMSPYYCARMPLEAAEKYDQRALTRGTTTPGRWKPIVTVEEWEAAKARLEHPERKTSPGPSRRWFLSGLAVCGVCRTPIRAGGGEKGVHSYRCASMAHFMRRGDPLDSFVERVIVARLARPDAVDLLNDRERGDADALRAERERLTTTIRQAGDDEMDGLIDRAERVRLTKRANARIAELDEKLRSGADIDALSDVVGAADVAATWDALTLGRKRAILEALAVVVVHSVGQGNRRNMSDEAMAKTVDFIWH; encoded by the coding sequence GTGACCACGAAGCCAGAAACGCGTGCCGCCATTTACGCGCGGCAGTCCGTCGCTGCCGATGAACTCCTCGCCGATCAGATCGCGCGTTGTCGCGATCTCGCGTCCGCGAAAGGCTTCGACGTGGTCGAGGTCTACAGCGATAACAACGTCAGCGGATACAAGGCGCGTGAGGCCGGCACGTCGTTCTCCCGGATGCTCGACGACGCGCGCGCCGGTCGCTTCGACGTGCTCATCGTGCGCAAGCTCGACCGCCTGGGGCGCTCGCTCTCGGCTCTTGAGGCGTTCTCCGCGGCGCGCGTCGCCGTGGTGACCATCGACGAGAACATCGACCTCACGACGGTGAACGGGCGACTCATGGCGAACCTCCTGACCTCTGTCGCCCGCGCCGAGGTCGAGATCAAGGCCGAGCGCCGCGTCAACGCGAACAACGCGCGACGCGCCCGTGAGAACGGAGGTATCCCGACCTCGGGTCGTGTGCCCTACGGCTATCGGTGGGTCCCGACGAAGGACAGGGGCGACGGAGACGCCTATGTCCTGGACGGGCCGAAGGGCGAGCCAGGAACGCCGTCCGAGCGCGACAACGACCGGGCGGCTGACGTCCGTGAGGTCTACAGCGCCTTTCTGGCCGGCGTGCCGCTCGGGTCGATCGCCCGCGACCTGAATCAGCGCGGGCGCCGGACCGTCCCGACAAAGAGCCACCCCGAGGGCGTGCCGTTCACACCGACTACGCTGCGGCGGATGCTGATGTCGCCCTACTACTGCGCGCGGATGCCGCTTGAGGCGGCGGAGAAGTACGACCAGCGCGCCCTCACGCGGGGCACGACGACGCCGGGGCGCTGGAAGCCGATCGTGACCGTCGAGGAGTGGGAGGCGGCGAAGGCTCGCCTCGAGCACCCGGAGCGCAAAACGTCGCCCGGTCCCTCGCGACGATGGTTCCTGTCGGGCCTGGCGGTGTGCGGTGTATGTCGAACGCCCATCCGCGCAGGAGGCGGCGAGAAGGGCGTACATAGCTACCGCTGCGCCTCAATGGCGCACTTCATGCGACGGGGTGACCCGCTCGATAGCTTCGTCGAGCGGGTCATCGTCGCGCGGCTCGCTCGACCCGACGCGGTCGACCTCCTCAACGATCGCGAGAGGGGCGACGCCGATGCGCTTCGCGCCGAGCGGGAGCGACTGACGACCACGATCAGGCAAGCGGGCGACGATGAGATGGATGGCTTGATCGACCGCGCCGAGCGCGTGCGACTGACGAAGCGGGCGAACGCGCGCATCGCAGAGCTCGATGAGAAGCTTCGGTCGGGAGCTGATATCGACGCGCTGTCCGACGTCGTCGGCGCCGCGGACGTCGCCGCGACCTGGGACGCGCTCACGTTGGGGCGAAAGCGGGCCATCCTCGAGGCTCTAGCGGTTGTCGTCGTGCACAGCGTCGGTCAGGGCAACCGTCGCAACATGAGCGACGAGGCGATGGCCAAGACTGTTGACTTCATCTGGCATTAG